A region of Caldisericia bacterium DNA encodes the following proteins:
- a CDS encoding class III extradiol dioxygenase subunit B-like domain-containing protein yields the protein MKFLIGGISPHPPLLIPEIGGSERKYVKKTDESLLILAEKILNENIETVVFMSPHSPFLKGGITIYSSETLYGDFSQFGVSEVSFKYKNDLELVNEIVNKGKEFSIKFYKLPPDYPLDHGVLVPLYYLDKLKSYEFKIVVMSQHFTLEREKFYLFKNIFDDIDLPEKKVAFIASGDMSHRLLASGPYGFHPSGPKFDNLVIDAIKNENFNDLISIPEELIEEAGECGYRSILTLFTLLPFNEYKAEVLSYEGPFGVGYLVAIVERRDYA from the coding sequence ATGAAATTTTTAATTGGAGGAATTTCGCCTCATCCTCCATTGTTAATTCCTGAAATAGGTGGATCTGAAAGAAAATATGTAAAAAAAACTGATGAAAGTTTATTAATTCTTGCTGAAAAAATTTTAAATGAAAACATAGAAACAGTAGTTTTTATGTCTCCCCACTCTCCCTTTTTAAAGGGTGGAATAACAATTTACTCTAGTGAAACTCTATATGGTGATTTTTCACAATTTGGAGTAAGTGAGGTTTCTTTTAAATATAAAAATGATTTGGAATTGGTAAATGAAATAGTAAATAAAGGTAAAGAATTTAGTATAAAATTTTATAAATTACCACCTGATTACCCACTTGATCATGGAGTTTTAGTTCCTTTATATTATCTTGATAAATTAAAAAGTTATGAATTTAAAATTGTTGTTATGAGTCAACATTTCACACTTGAAAGAGAGAAATTTTATCTTTTTAAAAATATTTTTGATGATATTGATCTTCCAGAAAAAAAGGTTGCTTTTATTGCATCTGGAGATATGTCTCATAGGTTACTTGCTTCAGGTCCTTATGGATTTCATCCAAGTGGTCCTAAATTTGATAATTTAGTAATTGATGCAATAAAAAATGAAAATTTTAATGATTTAATTTCTATACCAGAAGAATTAATTGAAGAAGCGGGCGAGTGTGGATATAGATCAATTTTAACACTTTTTACTCTTCTCCCTTTTAATGAATATAAAGCAGAGGTTTTATCATATGAAGGTCCTTTTGGTGTTGGATATTTAGTTGCAATTGTTGAAAGGAGAGATTATGCATAA
- the amrA gene encoding AmmeMemoRadiSam system protein A: MHKLVKLAKNSVELYVKERKIFVPDLDEYKEYLNVRKGAFVTIHKGKDLRGCIGTYLPTRENVIEEIVYNAISAATEDPRFDPVSPKELDELTYSVDLLEEPQEVKDLSELDPQIYGVIVVKGFRRGLLLPQIEGVDSVEEQLRIAKIKAGIHPLDKDVKIYKFKVTRFF; this comes from the coding sequence ATGCATAAACTTGTTAAATTAGCAAAAAATAGCGTTGAACTTTATGTAAAAGAAAGAAAAATATTTGTTCCAGATTTAGATGAATATAAAGAGTATTTAAATGTTAGGAAAGGAGCATTTGTAACAATACATAAAGGCAAAGATTTAAGAGGATGTATTGGTACATATCTTCCAACAAGAGAAAATGTAATTGAAGAAATTGTTTACAATGCAATATCTGCAGCAACAGAAGATCCACGTTTTGATCCTGTGTCACCTAAAGAACTTGATGAATTAACTTATTCTGTAGATTTACTTGAAGAACCACAAGAAGTAAAAGATTTAAGTGAACTTGATCCACAAATTTATGGTGTTATAGTTGTTAAGGGATTTAGAAGAGGACTTCTTTTGCCACAAATTGAGGGAGTTGATAGTGTTGAAGAGCAGTTAAGAATAGCTAAAATAAAGGCTGGGATACATCCATTAGATAAAGATGTAAAAATATATAAATTTAAAGTCACAAGATTTTTCTAA
- a CDS encoding nucleoside deaminase, with protein sequence MDKKDIIFMKVALYEAKKAYSKGEIPVGAVIVKNGKVISKAHNLKEKNKDSTSHAEINAIRLATNKLNDWRLNDCEIYITKEPCIMCAGAIIESRIRRVIFGFYDKESGAFGGKINILNFINAKIIIENGILERECFEIFKSFFDILRRGG encoded by the coding sequence ATGGATAAAAAAGATATAATTTTTATGAAAGTTGCCTTATATGAGGCAAAGAAAGCATATTCTAAAGGTGAAATCCCAGTTGGTGCAGTTATAGTAAAAAATGGTAAAGTAATATCAAAAGCGCATAATTTAAAAGAAAAAAATAAAGATTCAACCTCTCATGCTGAAATAAATGCAATAAGATTAGCAACAAATAAATTAAATGATTGGAGATTGAATGATTGTGAGATATATATCACAAAAGAACCCTGTATAATGTGTGCAGGAGCAATTATTGAATCAAGAATAAGAAGAGTTATTTTTGGTTTTTATGATAAAGAGAGTGGAGCATTTGGCGGAAAAATAAATATTTTAAATTTTATTAATGCTAAAATTATTATAGAGAATGGAATTCTTGAAAGAGAGTGTTTTGAAATATTTAAAAGTTTTTTTGATATTTTACGGAGAGGTGGCTGA
- a CDS encoding isochorismatase family cysteine hydrolase, whose translation MRPFVLVVDMIHDFVYGKFKNERAIKIIPNIKKLLDIAREKKIPIIYLKDSHEKGDPEESLWGEHALKDTKGSEIIDELKPKSDDYIILKRTYSGFFKTDLDLLLKKLETDTAFVVGISTDICVQNNVGELFYRGFTTFVLKDCTASISEENHESALNYMKNIFNAKIISLDEALKLLEEVK comes from the coding sequence ATGAGACCATTTGTATTAGTTGTTGACATGATTCATGATTTTGTATATGGAAAGTTTAAAAATGAGAGAGCAATTAAAATAATTCCAAATATTAAAAAACTTCTTGATATAGCAAGAGAAAAAAAGATACCTATAATTTATCTTAAGGATTCACATGAAAAAGGTGATCCTGAAGAGAGTTTATGGGGTGAACATGCATTAAAAGATACAAAAGGAAGTGAGATAATTGATGAATTAAAACCAAAAAGTGATGATTATATAATTTTAAAAAGAACATATTCTGGATTTTTTAAAACAGATCTTGATTTACTTTTAAAAAAACTTGAGACTGACACTGCTTTTGTTGTCGGAATTTCAACAGATATTTGTGTTCAAAATAATGTAGGAGAGTTATTTTATAGAGGATTTACTACTTTTGTTTTAAAAGATTGTACTGCATCAATTAGTGAAGAGAATCACGAGTCTGCATTAAATTATATGAAAAATATCTTTAATGCAAAAATTATATCACTTGATGAGGCACTAAAACTTCTTGAGGAGGTAAAATGA
- a CDS encoding nicotinate phosphoribosyltransferase codes for MKIFRVPTEEEIKQGLCTDAYFVRTEEVLKGLNDQTEVTMELMTKKFPDKNYAFGVLAGLYEVAKLLEGLPLDVDAMEEGDFFFPEEPVLNITGKYIDFVRYETSILGFICSYSGIASKAIRVRIAAKNKIVLSFGTRRQHPFLAPTIEYATYIAGFDGVSNVIGAKYIGKEAVGTMPHALILVLGDNKKAFKSFDDIVDKKIPRICLIDTSGSPMTELEDALSVLGKNLKGVRIDSGNLKAIGREIRWYLNLKGRSDVLIYFSGGLDEYSIIELNDVGDGFGVGTKIADADVIDFALKIIEVNGTPRAKVGNYPGKKQVLRNEKFEDIVTLYGNKKEGYKELLKPLIRSGKIVREIPDPDTVRKRVLENLSKLPDYLKTIVGEVKYPVKMIPNLV; via the coding sequence ATGAAAATATTTAGAGTTCCAACAGAAGAGGAGATAAAACAAGGACTTTGTACAGATGCTTATTTTGTTAGAACAGAGGAAGTTTTAAAAGGTTTAAATGACCAAACAGAAGTAACAATGGAACTTATGACAAAAAAGTTTCCAGATAAAAATTATGCTTTTGGTGTTCTTGCAGGTCTTTATGAAGTTGCAAAACTACTTGAAGGATTACCTCTTGATGTTGATGCTATGGAAGAAGGAGATTTTTTCTTTCCAGAAGAGCCTGTTTTAAATATAACTGGTAAATATATCGATTTTGTAAGATATGAAACATCAATATTAGGTTTTATCTGTTCATATTCAGGTATAGCATCAAAAGCAATAAGAGTGAGAATTGCTGCAAAAAATAAAATAGTTTTATCATTCGGAACAAGAAGACAACATCCATTTCTTGCTCCAACAATTGAATATGCTACTTACATTGCTGGTTTTGATGGTGTATCTAATGTTATAGGAGCAAAATATATTGGAAAAGAAGCTGTTGGAACTATGCCACATGCTTTAATTCTTGTCCTTGGTGATAATAAAAAAGCATTTAAAAGTTTTGATGATATTGTTGATAAAAAAATTCCAAGAATATGTTTAATAGATACATCAGGTTCACCTATGACAGAACTTGAAGATGCTTTGAGTGTTTTAGGTAAAAATTTAAAAGGTGTAAGAATTGATTCTGGAAATTTAAAAGCAATTGGAAGAGAAATTAGATGGTATTTGAATTTGAAAGGCAGAAGCGATGTTTTAATTTATTTTAGTGGTGGATTAGATGAATATTCAATAATTGAATTAAACGATGTTGGAGATGGGTTTGGTGTCGGAACAAAAATTGCTGATGCAGATGTAATAGATTTTGCATTGAAAATAATTGAAGTTAATGGAACTCCAAGAGCAAAAGTTGGAAATTACCCTGGAAAAAAACAAGTTTTAAGAAATGAAAAATTTGAAGATATTGTTACTCTCTATGGGAATAAAAAAGAGGGATATAAAGAACTTTTAAAACCACTCATAAGGAGTGGTAAAATTGTAAGGGAGATACCTGATCCAGATACTGTAAGAAAAAGAGTTCTCGAAAATCTATCTAAATTACCAGATTATTTAAAAACAATAGTTGGAGAGGTAAAATATCCTGTCAAAATGATACCTAATTTAGTATAA
- a CDS encoding SufD family Fe-S cluster assembly protein gives MSNINDELKKEDIEKLLRVGVDLEEKNRIGSFLFVNKGVYNISLKQEGVQILPLNEAIQKFPELNNYVFKIVDKNKDAYTRLVARKGATGFFIRTLPNVKTRFPIQTCFLIKKSGFSQLVHNIVIAEENSELNLINGCAAATYSDSGSHIAITEFYVKKGAKISFTMIHDWAPNVVVRPRSAAIVDEDGVFISNYVSLKKVKSTQSEPIVYLVGKRAKAKLYSILMADEDSFLNIGGKIFLNADETSGEIVSRVISDGGKIISKGSLIGKGKNIKAHMECNGIMLKDTGEIITIPELSSEVRDVEMSHEAIVGKIARDEIEYLMSRGIKEDDAISLILRGFLNIKIEGLPEILQKSIDNAIEMAFKGM, from the coding sequence ATGTCTAACATAAATGATGAATTAAAAAAAGAAGATATTGAAAAACTTTTAAGAGTTGGAGTTGATTTAGAGGAAAAAAATAGAATTGGTTCTTTTTTATTTGTAAATAAGGGTGTTTATAATATTAGTTTAAAACAAGAAGGAGTACAAATTTTACCTCTTAATGAAGCAATTCAAAAGTTTCCAGAATTAAACAATTATGTTTTTAAAATTGTTGATAAAAATAAGGATGCTTATACAAGACTTGTTGCAAGAAAAGGTGCTACTGGATTTTTTATAAGAACATTACCTAATGTAAAAACCCGTTTTCCAATTCAAACATGTTTTTTAATAAAAAAGAGCGGCTTTTCTCAACTTGTTCATAATATTGTTATTGCAGAAGAAAATTCTGAGTTAAATTTAATAAATGGATGTGCAGCCGCTACATACTCTGATAGTGGATCTCATATTGCAATAACTGAATTTTATGTTAAAAAAGGTGCAAAAATTTCATTTACTATGATTCACGATTGGGCACCAAATGTTGTTGTCAGACCAAGAAGTGCTGCTATTGTTGATGAAGACGGAGTATTTATATCAAATTATGTTTCATTAAAAAAAGTTAAAAGCACTCAAAGTGAACCAATTGTCTATCTTGTTGGTAAAAGAGCAAAAGCAAAATTATATTCAATTCTCATGGCAGATGAAGATTCTTTTTTAAATATTGGAGGAAAAATTTTCTTAAATGCTGATGAAACAAGTGGTGAGATAGTTAGTAGAGTTATAAGTGATGGAGGTAAAATAATATCAAAAGGTTCTCTAATTGGAAAAGGTAAAAATATAAAGGCACATATGGAGTGTAATGGAATAATGTTAAAAGATACCGGAGAAATTATAACTATTCCAGAACTATCTTCAGAGGTCAGAGATGTTGAAATGAGCCATGAAGCAATCGTGGGTAAAATTGCAAGAGATGAAATTGAATATCTTATGTCAAGGGGTATAAAAGAGGATGACGCTATATCATTAATTTTAAGGGGATTCTTAAATATAAAAATTGAGGGTTTACCAGAAATATTACAAAAATCTATTGATAATGCAATAGAGATGGCATTTAAAGGAATGTAA
- a CDS encoding ATP-binding cassette domain-containing protein, whose product MEKKEILRIKDLYVEVDGKEILKGINLSIKEGETIAIFGPNGSGKTTLILTILGFSGYKIKSGEIIFKERTLNGLTIDERAKLGIGVLFQKPPSIKGVKFKKILEIISKDGNYKDYIDILKLNELIDRDINYNFSGGELKRSELIQLIAQNPDFMIFDEPESGVDLENIKTIGKTMNKLLQKDLNIINRKKSGVIITHTGGILEFIEVDRGYVLLNGKIICEGNPNEILRNIKENGFKGCERCLT is encoded by the coding sequence ATGGAGAAAAAAGAGATATTAAGAATAAAGGATCTTTATGTTGAAGTTGATGGAAAGGAAATTTTGAAAGGAATTAACCTTTCAATTAAAGAAGGCGAAACTATTGCAATTTTTGGACCAAATGGAAGCGGTAAAACAACTTTAATTTTAACAATTCTTGGATTTAGTGGATATAAAATCAAAAGTGGTGAAATAATTTTTAAAGAGAGAACATTAAATGGCCTAACAATTGATGAAAGAGCAAAACTTGGAATTGGAGTCTTGTTTCAGAAACCTCCTTCGATTAAAGGTGTTAAATTTAAAAAAATTTTAGAAATTATTTCGAAGGATGGAAATTATAAAGATTATATTGATATTTTGAAGTTAAATGAATTAATTGATAGAGATATAAATTATAACTTTTCTGGAGGAGAATTAAAAAGATCAGAATTAATTCAACTAATTGCACAAAATCCTGATTTTATGATTTTTGATGAACCAGAATCAGGAGTTGATCTTGAAAATATTAAAACAATTGGTAAGACAATGAATAAACTACTTCAAAAAGATTTAAATATTATAAATAGAAAAAAATCAGGAGTTATAATTACTCATACTGGAGGGATATTGGAGTTTATAGAAGTTGATAGAGGTTATGTATTGTTAAATGGAAAAATTATATGTGAAGGAAATCCCAATGAAATATTGAGAAATATTAAAGAAAACGGGTTTAAAGGATGTGAGAGATGTCTAACATAA
- a CDS encoding glutamate-5-semialdehyde dehydrogenase has protein sequence MYEVEEKAKRAFLTKVKLGELNTEIKNSVLNLMAEALIKNKEKILEENKKDLVKGEEKGLSKSLLDRLLLNENRIFSMVQGIKDVVSLPDPVGEIVEGTTRPNGLLIIKKRVPLGVIGMIYEARPNVTVDAITLCLKSGNAIILRGGSEAFNSNLILYKILSEVAYKNGIPNGAIQMIENTDRKEVEIMFNLIDYIDVIIPRGSKTFIDFVKRNSRVPVIETGAGVVHIYIDKDFDLEMAKKIVVNAKVQKPSVCNAVEKLLFHKDVSKEAIIEILDELRKNNVEIIGDKFIYSIYKESKLATEEDWDTEYLDLKITVGIVEDIDEAIEHINKHSTHHSETIISRNYENIIKFLNLVDSACVYANASTRFSDGGEFGLGAEIGISTQKLHTRGPMGLRELTSIKYIIFGSGQIRK, from the coding sequence ATGTATGAAGTTGAAGAAAAAGCAAAGAGAGCCTTTTTAACAAAAGTTAAATTAGGAGAATTAAATACTGAAATTAAAAATAGTGTTTTAAATTTAATGGCAGAGGCATTGATTAAAAATAAAGAAAAAATTTTAGAAGAGAATAAAAAAGATTTAGTAAAAGGTGAAGAGAAGGGTCTTTCTAAGTCTCTTCTTGATAGATTACTTTTAAATGAAAATAGAATTTTTAGTATGGTTCAAGGAATAAAAGATGTTGTTTCTCTTCCTGATCCAGTTGGTGAAATTGTTGAAGGTACAACAAGGCCAAATGGTCTACTTATAATTAAAAAAAGAGTACCTCTTGGAGTTATTGGAATGATTTATGAAGCAAGACCAAATGTTACAGTAGATGCTATCACATTATGCTTAAAAAGTGGAAATGCAATTATTTTAAGAGGTGGAAGTGAAGCATTTAACTCAAATCTTATTCTTTATAAAATTTTAAGTGAAGTTGCATATAAAAATGGAATTCCAAATGGTGCAATTCAAATGATAGAAAATACAGATAGAAAAGAAGTTGAAATTATGTTTAATCTTATTGACTACATTGATGTAATAATTCCAAGAGGAAGCAAAACTTTCATTGATTTTGTAAAAAGAAACTCAAGAGTACCAGTTATTGAAACTGGTGCAGGTGTTGTTCATATTTATATAGATAAAGATTTTGATTTAGAAATGGCTAAAAAAATTGTTGTAAATGCAAAGGTTCAAAAACCATCCGTTTGTAATGCAGTTGAAAAACTTTTATTTCATAAAGATGTATCTAAAGAGGCTATAATAGAAATTTTAGATGAATTGAGGAAAAATAATGTAGAAATAATAGGAGATAAGTTTATTTACTCAATTTATAAAGAATCAAAACTCGCGACAGAAGAAGATTGGGATACAGAATACCTTGACTTAAAAATTACAGTTGGAATAGTTGAAGATATTGATGAAGCAATTGAACACATTAATAAACATAGTACACATCATTCAGAGACTATAATATCAAGAAATTATGAAAATATAATTAAGTTTTTAAATTTAGTTGATTCTGCCTGTGTTTATGCTAATGCTTCTACAAGATTTTCAGATGGTGGAGAATTTGGATTAGGTGCAGAAATTGGAATTTCAACTCAAAAATTGCACACAAGAGGTCCTATGGGGTTAAGAGAATTAACTTCAATAAAATATATTATTTTTGGTTCAGGACAAATTAGAAAATAA
- the proC gene encoding pyrroline-5-carboxylate reductase, giving the protein MRIGFFGAGKMGEAILGGLLKKGFKKEDIFISEIVQDRLNYIKEKYGVQGSTKSVDAFNFGDILISAVKPQNIKDLSEELKEYNFNEKIFLSIMAGIKIEKILESFKVKKVVRTMPNINAQIGEAITLWTDVGLNETEKEFVRKILSSFGEEIYVSKEEHIDIGTSISGSGPAYVFYFLDALIDAGVYLGLARDVSEKLSIQTILGSILLKKATQKEAHELIHMVTSPGGTTIEALYKFDENRLKYTIMSGVIEAYKKSKALGETKK; this is encoded by the coding sequence ATGAGAATAGGGTTTTTTGGTGCAGGAAAAATGGGTGAAGCAATTTTAGGAGGTTTATTAAAAAAGGGTTTTAAAAAGGAAGATATTTTTATATCTGAAATTGTTCAAGATAGATTAAATTATATAAAAGAGAAATATGGTGTTCAAGGTTCAACGAAAAGTGTAGATGCATTTAATTTTGGTGATATTTTGATTTCTGCTGTAAAGCCACAAAACATAAAAGATTTATCAGAAGAACTTAAAGAATACAACTTTAATGAAAAAATTTTCCTCTCAATTATGGCTGGAATAAAAATTGAAAAAATTTTAGAGTCATTTAAAGTAAAAAAAGTTGTAAGAACAATGCCAAATATAAATGCACAAATTGGTGAAGCAATAACTTTATGGACAGATGTTGGTTTAAATGAAACTGAAAAAGAGTTTGTAAGAAAAATTTTATCTTCATTTGGTGAAGAAATTTATGTATCAAAAGAAGAACATATTGATATTGGAACATCAATTAGTGGTTCAGGCCCTGCCTATGTTTTTTATTTCCTCGATGCATTGATTGATGCAGGAGTTTATCTTGGACTTGCAAGAGATGTTTCTGAAAAACTTTCAATTCAAACTATTTTAGGTTCAATTTTGTTAAAAAAAGCAACTCAAAAAGAGGCTCATGAGTTAATTCATATGGTTACATCCCCAGGAGGAACTACAATTGAAGCACTTTATAAATTTGATGAGAATAGATTGAAATATACTATTATGAGTGGAGTTATTGAAGCATATAAAAAGAGTAAAGCACTTGGTGAAACCAAAAAATAA
- a CDS encoding radical SAM protein, translating to MYENIKIKKVIERNLKEWEGKGATILFLSGCNFRCPYCNQKDLILNQSSLPDIPYEDIRSFLVSNKKWIEVVVISGGEPFLNNSLLPLLQDLKKLGFLTKVLSNGTNELLIRKILPTKLIDLISIDIKAPLNEMKYKEVTKVNIDLRNIKNLLLFLKNSSFNYEISVTPHPKTMSEEDFEEIIDNIGNVKRFAIRKIDKGDFLDENFKKYEIYSDEVINMLYLKAKRYLKDSTVRII from the coding sequence ATGTATGAAAACATAAAGATTAAAAAAGTAATTGAAAGGAATTTAAAAGAGTGGGAAGGAAAAGGAGCAACAATTCTTTTTCTTAGTGGGTGTAATTTTAGATGTCCATATTGTAATCAAAAAGATTTAATATTAAATCAATCTTCTCTGCCAGATATACCTTATGAAGATATAAGAAGTTTTTTGGTCTCTAATAAAAAATGGATTGAAGTTGTAGTTATAAGTGGTGGAGAACCATTTTTAAATAATTCTCTTTTGCCACTACTTCAAGATTTAAAAAAACTTGGTTTTTTAACAAAAGTTTTATCAAATGGAACAAATGAACTATTAATAAGAAAAATTCTCCCAACTAAATTAATTGATTTAATTTCAATAGATATTAAAGCACCACTTAATGAAATGAAATATAAAGAGGTTACAAAAGTAAATATCGATTTAAGGAATATAAAAAATTTACTTCTATTTTTAAAGAATAGTTCTTTTAATTATGAAATTTCAGTTACCCCCCATCCAAAGACAATGAGTGAGGAAGATTTTGAAGAGATTATTGATAATATTGGAAATGTTAAAAGGTTTGCAATAAGAAAAATAGATAAAGGAGATTTCTTAGATGAAAACTTTAAAAAATATGAAATTTATTCAGATGAAGTCATCAATATGTTATATTTAAAGGCAAAAAGGTATCTTAAAGACTCAACTGTCAGAATTATCTAA
- the rsmG gene encoding 16S rRNA (guanine(527)-N(7))-methyltransferase RsmG, which produces MKTILNREVELKLNNYLEILLKAPKKIPLMCELDKDKIYKKYIEEAYYYVDFIEKGDNVLDLGSGAGFPGIPLSIIFPNSNFYLVDRKFNVCIFLRQIKKELNLNNVFIMNLMAEELKKINLRYNKIVARAFNRVNFILNLANDLLIKDGLVILGKGKDVAKEINSLNNKNFVLFEKKATNFGFLLIFKKIS; this is translated from the coding sequence ATGAAGACTATATTAAATAGAGAGGTTGAATTAAAGTTAAATAATTATTTAGAGATATTATTAAAAGCACCTAAGAAAATTCCTTTGATGTGTGAATTAGACAAAGATAAAATTTATAAAAAATACATAGAAGAAGCATATTATTATGTAGATTTTATTGAAAAAGGAGATAATGTTTTAGATTTAGGTAGTGGTGCAGGCTTTCCTGGAATTCCCTTATCAATAATTTTTCCTAATTCTAATTTTTATTTAGTTGATAGAAAATTTAATGTTTGTATCTTTCTTCGACAAATTAAAAAAGAATTAAATTTAAATAATGTTTTTATTATGAATTTAATGGCAGAGGAGTTAAAAAAGATAAATTTAAGATATAATAAAATAGTTGCAAGAGCATTTAATAGAGTAAATTTTATTTTAAATCTTGCAAATGATCTATTAATAAAAGATGGTCTTGTTATTCTTGGGAAAGGAAAAGACGTGGCTAAAGAAATAAATTCTTTAAATAACAAAAACTTTGTGTTGTTTGAAAAAAAAGCAACAAATTTTGGCTTTTTACTTATCTTTAAAAAAATTAGTTAA
- a CDS encoding RNA polymerase sigma factor codes for MDLKEEKKLIKQAQKNPEIFTKLYEEYYSKIFNYILKRVANIEIAQDITSETFFNALKKLNKFKWQNISFSAWLYRIANNEIVNYYRKNKHYISLEKLKDEKGFEPIVLHNPEKEFLEAQEKLKKYVDFLEIQDKINKLPIKYQEVIMLRFFEKKEIKEICEILGKKEGTVKSLIHRGLEKLRDLL; via the coding sequence ATGGATTTAAAAGAAGAAAAAAAATTAATTAAACAAGCTCAAAAGAATCCAGAGATATTCACAAAATTATATGAAGAGTATTATTCAAAAATTTTTAATTATATTTTAAAAAGAGTTGCTAATATTGAAATTGCTCAAGATATAACTTCAGAGACTTTTTTTAATGCATTAAAAAAATTAAATAAATTTAAATGGCAAAATATATCGTTTAGTGCTTGGCTGTATAGAATTGCAAATAATGAGATTGTAAATTATTATAGAAAAAATAAACATTATATATCATTAGAAAAATTAAAAGATGAAAAAGGGTTTGAACCAATCGTTTTACACAACCCAGAGAAAGAATTTTTAGAGGCTCAAGAAAAATTAAAAAAATATGTAGATTTTTTAGAAATTCAAGATAAAATTAATAAACTTCCAATTAAATACCAAGAGGTGATTATGTTACGATTCTTTGAAAAGAAAGAGATTAAAGAAATATGTGAAATATTAGGAAAAAAAGAGGGCACAGTAAAATCTTTAATCCACAGGGGGCTTGAAAAATTAAGAGATTTATTATAA